In the genome of Banduia mediterranea, the window AGTTTGGTGGGTTCAAGCGAGACCGTCGGGAATTGGCAGACTGGGTTGCCTCGTTGCGTCCCGACGAGGTCGTGATGGAAAGCACCGGCATCTATTGGAAGAGCCCGTATGCGGCACTGGAGGCGGTCGGTGTTCGCGCCAAGGTGGTGAATGCGCGGCACGTCAAGAATGTTCCCGGC includes:
- a CDS encoding IS110 family transposase, producing MELVALYKRVIGLDIHQAQITACALIEDADGSSRIEQRQFGGFKRDRRELADWVASLRPDEVVMESTGIYWKSPYAALEAVGVRAKVVNARHVKNVPG